The DNA sequence GGTGCCGTCGAAGGAGGAGAAGATGAGCGTGCTGAAGCCGCCCACCAGAATCAGGGACGTGACAATCACCGCTTTGCCGGCCATCAGGTAGGTTTTGCGCACGGCCTTGAATAGGCTCCGCTCGTGCAGCAGGGTCAGCTTGAGCTTGCTGATGAAGTGGATGGTGTCGTCAACGGCAATACCGAAGGCAATGGTGAAGATGATGCTGGTGCTGACCTTCATGCTCACCCCGGCCGCGCCCATCACCCCGGCCACAATCAGAATCGGGACCAGGTTGGGAATCAGCACCACGATGGTCATGCGCAGGCTGCGGAAGAGCAGCAGCACGATGAGCGTGACCATCACAATGTCGATGCTCATGCCCGTAATCATGTTGAGCGTGAGGTTTTCGTTGTTTTTGTCGATGAGGTTAGCCGAGCCGGTGAGGCGGGTTTGCAGAATGTTGGGGTCGGTGTGCTGCCGTAAAAACCCACGCAAGTCGGCATTCAGCGCGTCGGCCCGGATGCTGCCCACGTCGGGCATGCGGCCGGTGAGGCGGCCCGCGGAGGCGTCGGGCAGCACCAGGGCCCGGAACTCGGGCTTCTTGCGAAACAGCTTCACCCGGCGCACCAGCTGCTGCAGCTCGGCCTCGGAAGCGGGCAGGCGGTACTCTTCCAACAGGCCGCCGTTCAGGGCCTTGCGCACCGATTTGATGATGGTCACGGGCGAGGCCACGAAGTTCAGGCCGTAGCTTTTCTGCAGGTAGGTTTCGATTTCCTCGGTTTCGCGCAGCACCTGCAAATCGTAGATGCTGCGGCCGGGGGCCGGCTGCAAGGCCAGCTCGAAGGGTCGCACGCCGGCGAAGTTCTTCTCGAAAAAGGCGAAATCCAGCTTTACCGGGTCGTTTTTCGACAAATCATCGAGCAGGGCCGAGTTGATGCGGATGCGCGAAGCCGAGGCCACCGAGCCAATCAGAATCAGGGCTGAGAGGCCCACCACCAGCCGGCGCTGGGCCAGCACCGTGCGAAACAGACGGCCCAGCACCCCGTCCCAGCTGTGGCCCTCGGCGCGCGGCACCCGCAGCTGGGGCTTGCGCAACAGCACCAGCATGGCCGGCAGCAAGGTAAACGACAGGGCAAAGGTGAGCAGCACGGCAATGCCGGTAAACAGGCCGAAGTTGTAGATGGGCCGGATGGTGCTGGTCATCAGGGTAAAAAACCCGATGCTGGTGGTAATGGCCGACAAACCCGAGCCGAAGCCCGACTCCTTGAGGGCAATCAGCAACGAATCCTTTTTGCTGGCCCCGTAGCCCAGCTCGGTGCTGTAGCGGGTGATGATGTGGATGGTGTCGGACATGCCCACCACGAAGAGCATGATGGGCAGCAGGGCCGTCATCAAATCGATGCTGACCCCGCAGGCGCTCATCAGCCCCAGGCCCCACACAATAGCCCCCAGCACCACCACCAGGGGCAGCACCACGCCCCACCACGTCCGGAAGGTGAACCAGAGCAGCACCGTGACCAGCACCACCGACAAGCTCATAAACACCACCAGCTCCCACTGCAGCCGGTCGACGAACACCGACTGGGCCACCATCTTGCCGGCCAAATGGTACTGGCTTTCGGCCACGCCCTGCCGGCTGAGCTCGGTGCGCACGGCCGCCAGCAGCGAGTCGCCGGGCGGCTTGCTCAGGTTGGGCGCGGTCTGAAACAGGATGGTCACCGCGTGGGCGTCGCGCGCAATCAGGTTGCCCACTAGGCCCGGCGTGCGGTATACCAGCACGGAGTCCTGGGCCCGGCGGGCGGGCTCCTGCGGGTGCAGGTAGGGCACGTTGAACACGCCGAAGCCTTCGACCACGGGGTTGGTGGCGTTGGTGGGCGAGGTGACGTGCACCACGTGGCGGCGCTGCTGAATAAAGCGCGTCAGCGAATCGACTTTGGTCAGGAACCCGGGCTCAAATACCGAGTGACCCTCGGGGGCTTCCAGGCCCAGCAGCACGTAGTCGTTGTCGTTGCCGAAGCGGGCCGAGTACTGCTGGTAGTAGTCCAGGTCCGGGTCGCCGGCGGGGTAGAAGTCGTTGAAATTGTAGTTGAAGCGCAGCTGGGCCACGAAATAGACGCTCACGGCCGTAATCAGGGCCAGGCCGAGCAGGGTGAGGTAACTGAGTTTGCGAAGCGGCATTCGGAAAGCTAAGGCCGCGGCAGAAGGGCGGCAAATCAGGAAAAAGCACCCCGGGGTGGCGCCGGACTTTGCCGGCGCTTTTGTACTTTAGGGGCACCAGGGAGCCAACCATGCCCCGCCGGCTTTTGTTTCCTCACTTCTTAGATATCTCCTCCATGAAAAACGTCCTGCTCGCCCTGACCCTGTTGGCCTTCGTCGGCACCGCTTCCGCCCACGATGGCAAAGATGAAAAAGGCAAGAAAGGCAAGAAAGAAGCCTGCTCCACGGAAATGAAGGCGCATTGCGCCAGCACCGGCAGCACGGCCGCCACGCCTTCCTGCTGCATGAAAAAAGGCGGCAAAACCGCCTCCGTGAAGCCCGCCGACAGCACCCCGGCCGCTGCAACGCCGGTAGCCAAGTCGCTGTAGGCAGCGGCAGAAGCTGAGTTATTGAAAAAGCCACCTGTATGGGTGGCTTTTTTATTTTTAGTTTAGAATAGAATCATACATTTAGAGAGTACATAATCCTCTTACTCAATTAAAAACAATGTATGGATCTTATTGACCAGCTTACCAACTTGGCGTCGAGGGCGCAGAAACAGATTTCTCACATTCAAACGGAGGAGGCAACCAAGAACGCTTTGGTAATGCCCTTTATCAACGCCCTCGGCTACAATGTATTTGATCCAACTGAAGTAGTACCGGAGTTTGTCTGTGATATAGGCACGAAAAAAGGAGAGAAGATAGATTACGCTATTGTGCGGGATGGGAAGCCTATCATTCTCATTGAGTGTAAACATGTTGGTGGAGAGCTGAATATCAACCATGCCAGTCAGCTGTTTCGCTACTTCCACGTCACCGAAGCCCGCATTGCTGTCTTGACAAATGGGGTCAGCTACAAGCTGTTCACTGATCTGGAACAGCCAAACAAGATGGACGAGCGGCCATTC is a window from the Hymenobacter aquaticus genome containing:
- a CDS encoding efflux RND transporter permease subunit gives rise to the protein MPLRKLSYLTLLGLALITAVSVYFVAQLRFNYNFNDFYPAGDPDLDYYQQYSARFGNDNDYVLLGLEAPEGHSVFEPGFLTKVDSLTRFIQQRRHVVHVTSPTNATNPVVEGFGVFNVPYLHPQEPARRAQDSVLVYRTPGLVGNLIARDAHAVTILFQTAPNLSKPPGDSLLAAVRTELSRQGVAESQYHLAGKMVAQSVFVDRLQWELVVFMSLSVVLVTVLLWFTFRTWWGVVLPLVVVLGAIVWGLGLMSACGVSIDLMTALLPIMLFVVGMSDTIHIITRYSTELGYGASKKDSLLIALKESGFGSGLSAITTSIGFFTLMTSTIRPIYNFGLFTGIAVLLTFALSFTLLPAMLVLLRKPQLRVPRAEGHSWDGVLGRLFRTVLAQRRLVVGLSALILIGSVASASRIRINSALLDDLSKNDPVKLDFAFFEKNFAGVRPFELALQPAPGRSIYDLQVLRETEEIETYLQKSYGLNFVASPVTIIKSVRKALNGGLLEEYRLPASEAELQQLVRRVKLFRKKPEFRALVLPDASAGRLTGRMPDVGSIRADALNADLRGFLRQHTDPNILQTRLTGSANLIDKNNENLTLNMITGMSIDIVMVTLIVLLLFRSLRMTIVVLIPNLVPILIVAGVMGAAGVSMKVSTSIIFTIAFGIAVDDTIHFISKLKLTLLHERSLFKAVRKTYLMAGKAVIVTSLILVGGFSTLIFSSFDGTFYVGLLIGLTLLFGVVAELTLLPILILYFYKHKPKEIRQPLAVKL